One genomic region from Colletes latitarsis isolate SP2378_abdomen chromosome 10, iyColLati1, whole genome shotgun sequence encodes:
- the LOC143347258 gene encoding 3-hydroxyacyl-CoA dehydrogenase type-2: MVGMMAENKPDAHRHRGVIINLSNAMATDSPPGYVAYGATGAAVAGMTIPFARGLAQRGIRVVGICPGFIDSPMTAAMKPEEKKCCIEMKLTPRRFGSCEEVAHLIQACIENPLINGENIRIDMGFRYNQIPDGQQENSKC, encoded by the exons ATGGTCGGCATGATGGCGGAAAACAAACCAGATGCGCATCGACACAGAGGCGTTATTATCAATCTTTCAAACGCGATGGCGACCGACTCGCCACCAGGATATGTCGCCTACGGTGCTACAGGCGCAGCGGTCGCTGGAATGACGATACCTTTCGCTAGAGGACTTGCACAAAGAGGAATACGTGTCGTTGGTATATGCcccggtttcattgacagcCCCATGACAG CTGCGATGAAACCGGAAGAGAAAAAATGTTGTATCGAAATGAAACTGACACCAAGACGTTTCGGAAGCTGCGAAGAAGTCGCCCATTTGATTCAAGCTTGCATCGAGAATCCATTAATCAACGGTGAGAATATCCGTATCGATATGGGCTTTAGATACAACCAAATACCCGACGGTCAGCAGGAAAATTCGAAATGTTAA